A section of the Streptomyces sp. SCL15-4 genome encodes:
- a CDS encoding LCP family protein, producing MNDRYDAGDAGYGAVPYEIVGYDEYGRPVYQQVPAEQPPQAPQTAYDPYAQQQGYGYDPYAAGRQPASPYDPGHQQPAYDAYDSYAPYGSQTPYDPYATGAGTGTATGPQDGTGYDPYGQTASGGRQHLVAEQTAYIPQQAAPAEESPAAEDGPAAGETGPGPAAPDYRTEQFAFVEEPDGDSEDVIDWLKFTENRTERREEARRRARSRLIALLVVLALVAVGGAGYLWYAGKLPGLSSSGGSDGTATAVTAQKRDVLVVHLHNTAKGGTSTALLVDNTTTKQGTTVLLPNSLALTGDDGSTTTLAKSVDDDGTSGTRDQLDTVLGTSIQGTWRLDTPYLQNLVDLVGNIEIDTDTDVPDPDAKKKGAAPLVHRGQDQTLSGKMAVAYATHRASGESENAQLQRFGQVMQGVLRKMPSDPASATTTVQTLAQILDPPLTDKDLGTFLARLADLAKSGGYRTALLPVRPDGTLSAGTSDSVVKGVLGGTAKSPDAGSAVRVSVENATGVKDDTEKARVVLLNGGFTFLEGGSASGTEAASKVTYADAADRAKATEVAKTLGLPAGSVTKGTVSSGADVSVVLGRDYQPSSS from the coding sequence GTGAACGACCGATACGACGCGGGTGACGCGGGCTACGGCGCCGTTCCGTACGAAATCGTCGGCTACGACGAGTACGGCCGGCCCGTGTACCAGCAGGTACCGGCCGAGCAGCCTCCCCAGGCCCCGCAGACGGCCTACGACCCGTACGCCCAGCAGCAGGGCTACGGCTACGACCCCTACGCCGCAGGCCGGCAGCCGGCGTCCCCGTACGACCCCGGCCACCAGCAGCCCGCCTACGACGCGTACGACTCCTACGCGCCCTACGGCTCGCAGACCCCGTACGACCCGTACGCCACCGGTGCCGGTACCGGCACCGCCACCGGCCCCCAGGACGGCACCGGCTACGACCCCTACGGGCAGACCGCGAGCGGCGGCCGGCAGCACCTGGTCGCCGAGCAGACCGCCTACATCCCGCAGCAGGCCGCTCCCGCGGAGGAGAGTCCGGCCGCCGAGGACGGTCCGGCCGCCGGGGAGACCGGGCCCGGCCCGGCCGCACCGGATTACCGCACCGAACAGTTCGCCTTCGTCGAGGAGCCGGACGGTGACTCCGAGGACGTCATCGACTGGCTGAAGTTCACCGAGAACCGCACCGAGCGACGCGAGGAGGCCCGCCGCCGCGCCCGCAGCCGGCTCATCGCCCTGCTCGTCGTCCTCGCCCTGGTCGCGGTCGGCGGGGCCGGCTACCTCTGGTACGCCGGAAAGCTGCCCGGCCTGTCCTCCTCCGGCGGCTCGGACGGCACCGCCACCGCGGTCACCGCCCAGAAACGCGATGTGCTCGTCGTCCACCTGCACAACACCGCCAAGGGCGGCACCTCCACGGCGCTGCTGGTCGACAACACCACCACCAAGCAGGGCACCACGGTCCTGCTGCCCAACTCCCTGGCCCTGACCGGCGACGACGGCTCCACGACGACCCTCGCCAAGTCCGTGGACGACGACGGCACCTCCGGCACCCGCGACCAGCTCGACACGGTCCTCGGCACCAGCATCCAGGGCACCTGGCGGCTCGACACCCCCTACCTGCAGAACCTCGTCGACCTCGTCGGCAACATCGAGATCGACACCGACACCGACGTGCCCGACCCGGACGCCAAGAAGAAGGGCGCCGCGCCGCTCGTCCACCGGGGCCAGGACCAGACGCTCAGCGGCAAGATGGCCGTCGCCTACGCCACCCACCGCGCCTCCGGCGAGTCCGAGAACGCCCAGTTGCAGCGGTTCGGCCAGGTCATGCAGGGCGTGCTGCGCAAGATGCCCTCCGACCCGGCGTCCGCGACCACCACCGTGCAGACGCTCGCGCAGATCCTCGACCCGCCGCTCACCGACAAGGACCTCGGCACCTTCCTCGCCAGGCTCGCCGACCTCGCCAAGAGCGGCGGCTACCGGACCGCCCTGCTGCCCGTGCGGCCCGACGGCACGCTCAGCGCCGGGACCAGTGACAGCGTGGTCAAGGGCGTCCTCGGCGGCACCGCGAAGAGCCCCGACGCCGGCTCCGCGGTCCGGGTCTCCGTGGAGAACGCCACCGGTGTGAAGGACGACACGGAGAAGGCCCGCGTGGTGCTCCTCAACGGCGGCTTCACCTTCCTGGAGGGCGGCAGCGCCTCCGGCACCGAGGCCGCCTCGAAGGTGACCTACGCGGACGCCGCCGACCGGGCCAAGGCCACCGAAGTCGCCAAGACCCTCGGCCTGCCCGCCGGCTCCGTGACCAAGGGCACGGTCTCCTCCGGCGCCGACGTCTCGGTGGTCCTCGGCCGCGACTACCAGCCGTCCTCGTCCTGA
- the rsfS gene encoding ribosome silencing factor — protein sequence MTATDRSLELINTAAQAAADKLAHDVIAYDVSDVLSITDAFLVASAPNDRQVKAIVDEIEERLQKELGAKPVRREGDREARWVLLDYVDIVVHVQHSEERVFYALERLWKDCPEIELPADAKATRGKAEEHARLQAAEADREPGGEW from the coding sequence GTGACCGCCACAGACCGTTCCCTTGAGCTCATCAACACCGCCGCCCAGGCGGCGGCCGACAAGCTCGCCCATGACGTCATCGCCTACGACGTGAGCGACGTGCTGTCGATCACGGACGCCTTCCTGGTCGCGTCCGCGCCGAACGACCGCCAGGTGAAGGCCATCGTCGACGAAATCGAGGAGCGCCTGCAGAAGGAACTCGGCGCCAAGCCGGTCCGCCGCGAGGGCGACCGCGAGGCCCGCTGGGTCCTGCTCGACTACGTCGACATCGTCGTGCACGTCCAGCACAGCGAGGAGCGGGTCTTCTACGCCCTGGAGCGGCTGTGGAAGGACTGCCCCGAGATCGAGCTGCCCGCCGACGCCAAGGCCACCCGGGGCAAGGCCGAGGAGCACGCCAGGCTGCAGGCCGCCGAGGCCGACCGGGAGCCGGGCGGGGAGTGGTGA